TGATATAAAAGCAGATGATGTAGTGATAGAAGGTGGCAAAATTTGATTAAAAAGCAAAAAGCTTTAAAAAATACCATCTATGCTTCTTTAGGTGGTATTTTAGAATTTTATGATTTTGTTTTATTTATATTTTTTGCAAGTGTCTTTTCGAAAATTTTTTTTCCACAAAATGATGATTTTTGGCCATTAATTTATACTTATATCGCATTTGGAGCAGGGTATTTAGCTAGACCTTTTGGTGCTATTGTTATGGCACATTTTGCTGATATAAAAGGACGAAAAAATGTTTTTTATATTAGTATGCTTTTAATGGTTGTGCCAAGTTTTATTTTAGCTTTTTTACCTACTTATGAAAGCATAGGCATTTTAGCAACTTTAATTTTGTTTATTATAAGAATCACTCAAGGTTTGGCAATTGGAGCTGAAGTAAGTGGTGCTTGGGTTTTTGTGAGTGAGTTTGTAAGCAAAAAAAGATTAGGTTTAGCACTTGGTTTTATTTCAGCAACTTTAACTTTAGGTTTATTATTAGGCAATCTTGCGACTTTAGCAGTGTATGAGTATTTTACTAAAGAAGAGGTGGAAAATTTTGCTTGGAGAATTCCTTTTATCTTGGGAGGAGTTTTTGGAATTTTAAGTTTATTTTTAAGAACTAAACTCAATGAAACTCCTGAATTTAAAGCATTAAAAGAAAAAAATTCAATTTTAAAATTTCCTTTAAAAGAGGCCCTAAAAACACATAAATTAAGTATGTTAGTTTGTTCTTTACAAACTATAGTTTTAACTAGTGGTGTAGCAACTTTAATGATTTTACCGCAGTATTTTGAAAGTTTGCTTGGTATAGATAAAACCACTGCTTTGTTTTATCAAAATTTTGCCATAGTGGCCATTATTTTAGGGGCATTGTTTCAAGGGTATTTAGCTGATATATTGGGTGCGTATAGAGTATGCATTAGTTGTAGTTTGCTTTTTGCTATTTTTGGAGTTTTGTTTAGTTTTTATGATGAAAATTTTTTAATTTTTTATTTATTAGTTTGTTTTTTTCAAGGAATTATCACCTTTGCACCTGTTTTTATGACACAAATTTTTTCAGCCAAATTACGCTTTAGTGGCCTTTCTTTTGCTTATAATATTTCTTATGCAATTTTAGGATTTTTCATTCCACTTGTGATTAATTTTTTATATAAAGAGTGGATGTTTGTTTATATGATTTTTGTTAGTTTTTCTAGTTTGTTGAGCGTATTTTTTGTTTCAAAAATTTTAAAAAATAAAACTATGAATCCTTGTGTGGTTGGAAGCTATTAAATACATACTCAGAAAGAAAAACTTTCTGAGTATTATTGAATAGTTATTTTTTAAATTAAATTCCATTAACTTAAGTATTTTTTTATAAATATAATATTAACATACATAAATTTTTTCAAACAAAGGATTTATTATGGCAGTATTTTCTCCACGGGGGGGGGGATCGAATAATTTTGATTTAACTCCTTCTAAAAAACTAACTAATCACATCTTACTTTCAAGTATAGTTGCTTCATTACTTTTTTCACCTGCATTTGCCCTACCAAGTGGTGGTAAATTTACTCATGGCACAAGTGGAACTATAAATGTCAGTGGTAATAATATGCATATAAATGGTAATAAAGTTAATTCTGTTATCCAATGGGGTGGTGGTTTTAATATAAATAAAGGTGAAAGTGTAAATTTTGGTGGTAATAGTAAAAACTACTTAAACATAGCTCATGGAACAAATAAATCTACCATAGCAGGTGTATTAAATGCAAGTGGTAATAATGTATTTTTAATCAATCCTAATGGAGTAATCATTACTAAAACAGGTAATATCAATGCTAATCGCTTTGTAGCTTCTACTTCATCGATGAGTAATGAGGATATGAATAAATTTGCTAATATGAAAACCTTTGAACAAGGTGCAACTTTTTCTCCTGTATTTAAACCACAAAAAGCAGGTAGCGTAGTAAATATGGGTAATATCAATGCAAACGATGTATTGCTTATAGGACATAAGGTAGATATACAAGGTGGTAAATTAGGCAATGCTAATTCTAAAACACACTTAGTAGGCAATTATGTATATATAGACGCAGATAATACAAAATTAAGTTCTACTATTAACGCTACGGCTGTTATAAATGGTTATATACAAAAACAAATGGATAAATTTGTTAATGATAGTTACTCTTTTGGTGAAAGTGTAAATGTAAATAAAATTGACTATACAGATTCTGATAATAAAACACATTATGGAAGTTCTAATTTCAAAAAAGCTCTAACCATAGGCAATATGGGTAATGAAAAAGCTAATGCTATAGAATGGCGATATCTTATAAAAGGTTGGAATGAAGGTTTGGGTGATATTAAAAATATAGATGAATTTAGATTAGTAGGTAATATCGATTTTAATAACGAACTAATGGATCCCATAGGTATCAATGGTGCTTTTTTTGATAAAACTCTTGATGGACAAGGTTATACTTTATCTAACCTTCTTATTGATGGAAATAAAGGTGGCTTATTTGGAGTTATAAAGCTAGCTAATATAGGAAATTTAAATATAAATACAATAAATTTTGATTATACAAATGGAATTCCTAGATATATAGGTTCTATGGCATATAGAACTCATAATGCAAATTTTTATAATATAAATATCTCAAATATTGGCGATTTGCTTGCTGCTGGTGAAAATGCTATAGGTGTTG
The genomic region above belongs to Campylobacter peloridis LMG 23910 and contains:
- a CDS encoding MFS transporter gives rise to the protein MKKQKALKNTIYASLGGILEFYDFVLFIFFASVFSKIFFPQNDDFWPLIYTYIAFGAGYLARPFGAIVMAHFADIKGRKNVFYISMLLMVVPSFILAFLPTYESIGILATLILFIIRITQGLAIGAEVSGAWVFVSEFVSKKRLGLALGFISATLTLGLLLGNLATLAVYEYFTKEEVENFAWRIPFILGGVFGILSLFLRTKLNETPEFKALKEKNSILKFPLKEALKTHKLSMLVCSLQTIVLTSGVATLMILPQYFESLLGIDKTTALFYQNFAIVAIILGALFQGYLADILGAYRVCISCSLLFAIFGVLFSFYDENFLIFYLLVCFFQGIITFAPVFMTQIFSAKLRFSGLSFAYNISYAILGFFIPLVINFLYKEWMFVYMIFVSFSSLLSVFFVSKILKNKTMNPCVVGSY